Proteins encoded within one genomic window of Hevea brasiliensis isolate MT/VB/25A 57/8 chromosome 8, ASM3005281v1, whole genome shotgun sequence:
- the LOC110649486 gene encoding uncharacterized protein LOC110649486, which yields MIMTMANALNHRVIGDSLTESEDALGIGDDQEKKQNGKGGSNIQRDKALERIFLITNFAVELPSAVFDQLSSVHKPQYALIGMIMSFTVMLISIIDLARMGSKRKS from the exons ATGATAATGACAATGGCGAATGCTTTGAACCACAgg GTAATAGGAGATAGCTTGACTGAATCAGAGGATGCCCTCGGCATTGGTGATGATCAAGAAAAGAAGCAAAACGGGAAGGGTGGCTCCAATATTCAAAgg GATAAAGCCCTGGAAAGGATTTTTCTGATCACAAATTTTGCTGTGGAGCTTCCATCAGCTGTTTTTGATCAGCTATCCTCAGTGCACAAACCCCAATATGCTCTAATTGGCATGATCATGTCTTTCACAGTGATGCTCATCTCCATTATTGATCTTGCTCGTATGGGGTCGAAGAGAAAGAGTTAA